A region of Chloracidobacterium sp. DNA encodes the following proteins:
- a CDS encoding SMP-30/gluconolactonase/LRE family protein yields the protein MFALLYLVLVFILGDSICRRFFTFVSIPHRLAAAFLTGVLISTWWTYFCGLLFYWTSSPLTWGNLLFFVMSTALIYWLRTRPPNNILLTHNDRSETEFRKWDWIAFGLCFLLASYLMLSTFGMKDGNMLIGIHQSSDFGSTVSIMQSFARGHNFPTEFTHFTGDKMRYHFLFYFQAGNLEYLGFSPAFANNILAILSMGSMLILVMTLGALVFGSRVVGRIAAALFFFHGTLSFYTFFDSLGWDLSAIIAKVAVSPDFIPSGYQYRGETWGVWSLVNYANQRHLASSIGIFLLALTFLIIRYKTAEAKAAEIRALEAEARAAGLRAEQERAEAIRAAEIQASLDRAAAQAAALEEQNTWSNEMAGSEPVSTFESEAEERPVFADPMQAEDFSSGSDLLELGESEKEPDSDASVEHEPTDRENFSTKTDPLEIEADSISSEAEQFENSESFVGDASRAEPKFESEPIYETPSEPVKPRKTWGEWFSEGTDGIMSFVFVGVLLGLMPMWNGAIFVSAFAVLAVLFVLFPQRRQLVALGIATAIFALPQVIFLKTGGMPDPGYSLVSWGYSLGKQATILQVLEYLGWTFGFKWLLIAIALIIGTSFQRRLFLAISSLIILTFCFQFSLEALTNHKFLNVWVVVANLYVGAGLWWLWNLRILKTTILSKIAAAILTVLVTLSGALDLYPFHTTDWGEVVYGKDPLVNWVAENTPPNSVFLSARYTSHGILNAGRKLFYGHPYYAWGAGYDTAKRDKVYVRMLESTNPQEVFDLLKENGINYVAIDNNLRKNNESIKKINEAIFEAYFDVVFEDKDNKYAKMVIYKVPDELGDPKPEIQLPPEEPRAPINPSEAVPAFRGGEGNSPGKFQKPRGITADDKGSFYVADAGNNRIQKFDVDGKFVAVFGDPGEREGKIKEPNGVATDDEGNIYVTDAGNHKLLKYNPDGTFAKEFMGPDTGFYGPRDVAVGQNKQVYIIDQGRTRVARFSPSAETFSRTWGTAGTGDGEFKDPTGIAVGDNLVFVADLGNGRIQVFDLEGQFLRQWAIPTWERTSSEFPDVVFDEQTRTVYVSSGKTNEVLAFDENGNPMSGFNSQGDEKMDNPTSLAVFEANKKRWLLVLNTNSNRVSRFELEALKTTEVPKANKEASKTTK from the coding sequence ATGTTTGCTTTACTCTATCTGGTTCTGGTATTTATCCTCGGCGATTCGATATGCCGGCGGTTTTTTACGTTCGTGTCGATCCCGCATCGTCTTGCTGCGGCATTTTTGACCGGAGTGCTTATAAGCACTTGGTGGACGTATTTTTGCGGCTTGCTTTTTTACTGGACCTCGTCTCCGCTTACATGGGGCAACCTTCTGTTTTTCGTAATGTCAACAGCCCTTATCTATTGGCTCCGAACTCGTCCGCCCAACAATATTCTACTCACACATAACGATCGCTCAGAGACAGAATTCAGGAAATGGGATTGGATAGCTTTCGGCCTTTGCTTTTTGCTGGCAAGTTACCTGATGCTGTCCACTTTTGGTATGAAGGACGGCAACATGCTGATCGGTATCCATCAGTCGAGCGACTTTGGTTCAACCGTTTCGATAATGCAGTCCTTCGCCCGCGGACACAATTTTCCGACCGAATTTACGCACTTTACGGGCGATAAGATGCGTTACCATTTCCTATTCTATTTTCAGGCCGGCAACCTTGAATACCTAGGTTTTAGCCCTGCATTTGCCAATAACATCCTTGCGATCCTGTCGATGGGCTCAATGCTGATCCTTGTAATGACGCTCGGAGCACTGGTCTTCGGCTCACGAGTGGTCGGACGAATAGCAGCGGCACTTTTCTTCTTTCACGGCACGCTTTCGTTCTATACATTCTTCGATTCACTGGGTTGGGATCTGTCCGCCATCATAGCTAAGGTGGCCGTAAGCCCCGATTTTATACCGTCAGGCTATCAATATCGCGGTGAAACTTGGGGCGTCTGGTCGCTGGTCAATTACGCCAACCAACGCCACCTCGCAAGTTCCATAGGCATATTCCTATTGGCTCTTACGTTTTTGATCATTCGATATAAGACTGCCGAGGCAAAGGCTGCCGAGATCAGGGCACTTGAGGCCGAAGCTCGTGCCGCAGGGCTTCGCGCCGAGCAGGAAAGAGCTGAAGCGATCAGGGCTGCCGAGATTCAAGCATCTTTAGATCGAGCTGCGGCCCAAGCTGCTGCATTAGAAGAGCAAAATACTTGGTCGAATGAAATGGCCGGAAGTGAGCCTGTCTCTACATTTGAAAGCGAGGCCGAGGAAAGGCCTGTTTTTGCCGATCCGATGCAGGCGGAGGATTTTTCATCGGGCTCGGACTTGCTTGAATTGGGCGAGAGCGAGAAGGAACCTGACAGTGATGCATCTGTCGAGCATGAGCCTACAGATCGTGAAAATTTTTCGACTAAAACCGATCCGCTTGAGATCGAGGCCGATAGCATAAGCTCCGAAGCCGAACAGTTTGAGAACTCGGAATCATTTGTTGGCGATGCTTCGCGTGCAGAACCAAAGTTTGAATCTGAACCAATTTACGAAACACCGAGCGAACCTGTTAAGCCGCGAAAAACCTGGGGCGAATGGTTCAGCGAGGGAACGGACGGCATAATGTCGTTCGTGTTTGTGGGTGTTTTGCTGGGATTGATGCCCATGTGGAATGGGGCTATTTTTGTTTCGGCTTTTGCTGTCCTTGCGGTGTTATTCGTTCTGTTCCCGCAACGAAGGCAGTTGGTCGCACTCGGTATTGCGACCGCTATCTTTGCGTTGCCGCAGGTAATATTTCTAAAGACCGGAGGAATGCCGGATCCAGGTTATTCTCTGGTAAGTTGGGGTTATTCGCTCGGCAAACAAGCGACCATTTTACAAGTGCTCGAGTATCTCGGTTGGACCTTTGGATTCAAATGGTTGCTGATTGCGATTGCATTGATTATCGGCACGTCATTCCAGCGAAGGCTCTTCCTGGCTATTTCAAGTTTGATCATTCTTACTTTCTGCTTCCAGTTTAGCCTCGAGGCACTGACAAATCACAAATTCCTTAATGTGTGGGTTGTTGTCGCAAACCTTTATGTTGGAGCAGGACTTTGGTGGCTTTGGAATCTCAGGATATTGAAAACGACGATCTTGAGCAAGATTGCCGCTGCAATTCTGACGGTTTTGGTTACGCTTAGCGGAGCTCTTGACCTGTATCCTTTCCATACTACGGATTGGGGCGAAGTCGTCTATGGAAAAGATCCTCTTGTAAATTGGGTTGCTGAAAATACGCCACCGAACTCAGTTTTCCTTTCCGCCAGATACACAAGTCACGGAATCCTCAATGCGGGACGTAAACTGTTTTACGGACATCCATATTACGCATGGGGAGCAGGTTACGACACGGCGAAACGCGATAAGGTCTATGTCAGAATGCTGGAGTCCACAAATCCTCAGGAAGTTTTCGATTTGCTTAAGGAAAACGGCATAAATTATGTCGCGATCGACAACAATCTGCGGAAAAATAACGAAAGCATCAAAAAAATCAACGAGGCCATTTTTGAGGCATATTTCGACGTCGTTTTTGAAGACAAAGACAATAAGTATGCCAAAATGGTCATTTACAAGGTTCCTGATGAACTAGGTGATCCCAAGCCGGAAATTCAATTACCGCCTGAAGAGCCGCGAGCTCCGATCAACCCGAGCGAAGCCGTTCCTGCGTTTCGCGGCGGAGAGGGGAATTCACCAGGGAAGTTCCAAAAGCCGCGCGGGATAACCGCAGATGACAAAGGCAGTTTTTATGTAGCGGATGCGGGCAATAATCGTATACAAAAATTCGACGTGGATGGAAAATTTGTAGCAGTTTTTGGCGATCCGGGCGAACGCGAAGGCAAAATCAAGGAGCCGAACGGTGTTGCGACCGATGACGAAGGAAATATCTATGTAACAGATGCGGGTAACCATAAACTGCTGAAATACAATCCTGATGGAACTTTTGCAAAGGAGTTCATGGGGCCGGATACCGGTTTTTATGGTCCGCGTGATGTTGCCGTTGGGCAGAACAAGCAGGTTTATATCATTGATCAGGGGCGGACGCGCGTTGCGAGGTTTTCCCCTTCTGCAGAGACATTTTCTCGTACGTGGGGAACTGCGGGTACTGGTGACGGCGAATTTAAGGATCCAACCGGAATTGCTGTCGGTGACAACTTGGTATTTGTCGCGGATCTGGGAAATGGAAGAATTCAGGTCTTCGATCTGGAAGGCCAATTTCTCAGGCAGTGGGCGATTCCGACATGGGAACGAACGTCAAGTGAGTTTCCGGATGTTGTGTTCGACGAGCAGACACGGACGGTTTACGTTTCGAGCGGAAAAACCAATGAAGTTCTGGCTTTTGACGAAAATGGAAACCCCATGAGTGGTTTTAATTCGCAGGGCGACGAGAAAATGGATAATCCAACGTCATTGGCTGTCTTTGAAGCGAATAAGAAAAGATGGTTGCTTGTTCTCAATACAAACAGTAACAGGGTTTCCCGCTTTGAATTGGAAGCTCTAAAAACAACAGAAGTACCAAAAGCAAATAAGGAAGCATCGAAAACAACGAAATAA